In a genomic window of Virgibacillus sp. SK37:
- a CDS encoding acyltransferase has translation MNREKKYYYELSFIRAIACLCVIMVHVTAGYYYENGKNFDWLTQFFNQISRYGTPAFAIISGFLLYNQAINRSFNLKFFWKSRLTKVVIPFFIWSILYLFLKWSYGQFSPSSISTIQERNDFIYFFFTGESYYHLYFIAIVVQFYLVFPLLQLFKSQKNLLIFTLISFFINYFFVENTISIGEGILNKFINERVFIFHWVYYFFLGGLLVYWWPQLMRWVKDNALYSTLLGLVVVIGGIFEYQFNEWIESNRPMNMINLPILFIALSGIYTLLSNKSKIKSSLINIGNLSMGIYLVHPLILFFMRKYSFFDHFYENTLYLPLLFGFTLLTSILLIKFILKLPFGSYIVTVASTTNKSKQK, from the coding sequence ATGAATAGAGAGAAAAAGTATTATTATGAGCTTAGTTTTATTCGAGCTATAGCTTGTTTATGCGTTATAATGGTGCATGTAACTGCAGGATATTATTATGAGAACGGTAAGAATTTTGATTGGCTCACTCAATTTTTTAATCAAATTTCTCGTTATGGTACTCCCGCTTTTGCAATTATAAGTGGATTTTTATTATATAACCAGGCTATAAACCGAAGCTTTAATTTAAAGTTTTTTTGGAAATCAAGATTAACCAAAGTAGTTATACCTTTTTTTATTTGGAGCATACTATATCTGTTTTTAAAATGGTCTTACGGGCAATTTTCACCTTCATCTATAAGTACAATTCAAGAAAGAAATGACTTTATCTATTTCTTTTTTACCGGAGAAAGTTATTATCATTTATACTTTATTGCTATTGTAGTGCAATTTTACTTAGTATTTCCTTTGCTTCAGCTTTTTAAATCGCAAAAAAATCTACTCATATTTACCCTTATTTCTTTTTTTATTAATTACTTTTTCGTGGAGAACACTATAAGTATTGGGGAAGGAATTTTAAATAAATTTATAAATGAAAGAGTATTTATTTTTCATTGGGTTTATTACTTTTTTCTTGGTGGACTTCTAGTATATTGGTGGCCTCAACTAATGAGGTGGGTTAAAGACAACGCTTTATACAGCACTTTATTGGGTTTAGTAGTAGTTATTGGGGGAATATTTGAATATCAATTCAATGAATGGATTGAGTCAAACAGACCAATGAACATGATTAATTTGCCAATTCTTTTTATAGCTTTAAGCGGCATTTATACCTTACTATCTAACAAAAGCAAAATAAAAAGTTCTCTTATTAATATTGGAAATTTATCCATGGGAATATATTTAGTTCATCCGTTAATTCTTTTTTTTATGCGAAAATACAGTTTTTTTGACCATTTTTATGAAAATACACTGTATTTACCTTTGTTGTTTGGTTTTACTCTGTTAACTTCTATTTTACTTATCAAATTTATTTTAAAATTACCTTTCGGAAGTTATATAGTAACTGTAGCTAGTACTACCAATAAAAGCAAACAGAAATAA
- a CDS encoding CDP-glycerol glycerophosphotransferase family protein has translation MARELIISIYLFAFRNVFCFFKLWPQQRKTTFIVSFGQNVLFTVNELEKRTDEQIVILKTANCSMPFREKKSRKVLCFKAYAILDWFRSVYHLATSRYVFADNYFGVLSVSSFKKNVRCVQLWHAAGAIKKFGLKDRAIQARSLKAYRRFQKVYKRFDHVVVGSEKMADIFKESFGITEKEIVRTGIPRTDLFFYHAIVDYCRKGFIRDIPAIINKKVVFYAPTYRDDMSALLHLDVDQLYKQFSNDYILFIKLHPSLREGFINKYPDFMFDVAKYNTNELLLVTDVLITDYSSIPFEFSLLERPMIFYAFDLEEYEQQRGFWEDYETLVPGPIAKNTNEIIQLIRKNSFNLNEVRRFAEEWNTYSQGHSSKNIIDFLYF, from the coding sequence ATGGCTAGAGAACTAATCATCTCGATATACTTGTTTGCATTTCGAAATGTCTTCTGTTTTTTTAAATTATGGCCGCAACAAAGAAAAACAACATTTATCGTATCCTTTGGGCAAAACGTATTATTTACTGTAAACGAGTTGGAAAAACGTACAGATGAACAAATTGTTATTCTTAAAACAGCTAACTGTTCCATGCCGTTTCGGGAAAAGAAAAGCAGAAAGGTCCTTTGTTTTAAAGCATATGCTATACTCGACTGGTTTCGTTCTGTTTATCATCTTGCTACTTCCCGGTATGTATTTGCAGATAATTATTTTGGGGTTCTTTCTGTTAGCTCTTTTAAAAAGAATGTAAGATGTGTGCAGTTATGGCATGCAGCTGGAGCCATAAAAAAATTTGGTTTAAAGGATCGTGCCATCCAAGCACGGTCATTAAAAGCATACCGACGCTTTCAGAAAGTCTACAAGCGATTTGATCATGTTGTGGTTGGTTCTGAAAAGATGGCTGATATTTTTAAGGAAAGCTTTGGAATAACAGAAAAAGAAATTGTAAGAACAGGAATTCCCCGAACCGATTTATTTTTTTATCATGCTATTGTAGATTATTGTCGTAAGGGTTTTATACGGGATATCCCAGCTATCATCAATAAAAAAGTAGTCTTTTACGCCCCTACCTATCGGGATGATATGTCTGCTTTATTACACTTGGATGTTGACCAGCTTTATAAGCAATTCAGTAATGACTATATTCTTTTTATAAAGCTTCACCCGAGCTTACGGGAAGGCTTTATAAATAAGTATCCTGATTTTATGTTTGATGTGGCTAAGTATAATACAAATGAGTTACTTCTTGTGACAGATGTGTTAATTACTGATTATTCTTCTATCCCTTTTGAATTTTCCTTGCTGGAACGGCCGATGATCTTTTATGCTTTTGATTTGGAAGAGTATGAGCAGCAAAGAGGTTTTTGGGAGGATTACGAAACATTGGTTCCAGGGCCAATTGCTAAAAACACGAACGAAATTATTCAGCTTATCCGGAAGAATAGTTTTAATTTAAATGAGGTCCGTCGCTTTGCAGAAGAATGGAATACGTATTCACAGGGGCATTCTAGTAAAAACATCATTGATTTTCTATATTTTTAA
- the tagD gene encoding glycerol-3-phosphate cytidylyltransferase: MKKVITYGTFDIIHTGHINLLRRAKEYGDHLIVALSSDNFNAMKGKKSYYTYEQRSAILEAVRYVDQVIPENSWEQKIEDVQKYAIDIFVMGDDWKGKFDFLAPYCEVVYLPRTIGISTTKIKTDLNQSNDG; the protein is encoded by the coding sequence ATGAAAAAAGTAATTACGTACGGGACCTTTGATATCATCCATACCGGTCATATTAATTTGTTGCGGAGGGCGAAGGAGTATGGGGATCATTTAATTGTAGCTCTGTCTTCGGATAACTTTAATGCAATGAAGGGCAAGAAATCCTACTACACTTATGAGCAGCGTAGTGCTATTTTGGAAGCTGTTCGTTATGTTGATCAAGTGATCCCCGAAAATTCTTGGGAACAGAAAATAGAAGACGTTCAAAAGTATGCCATTGATATTTTTGTAATGGGTGATGATTGGAAAGGTAAGTTTGATTTTTTAGCACCATATTGTGAGGTAGTGTATTTACCGCGTACAATAGGTATTTCCACTACTAAAATTAAAACAGATTTAAATCAGTCGAATGATGGCTAG
- a CDS encoding S8 family serine peptidase: MLKRLTIALLAVLLVFSNFTYASALTGEKLPNQAKKAEKQTTENIGETVDPNKEVRVIVEADETPSIEVATQKGITFKKMKESEKKQLDKKAKANQKVIKDKMKGKKVKAEYHEEFTTVVNGFSAEVKQGDIDEIKDIPEVKNVHIVNEYKRPIEKPDMKYSKELVEAQQAWRDYGFKGEGMVVGIIDTGIDPSHRDMVLSENKSAELTQKEVNETVAEEDLPGEFYTEKVPYGYNYMDENDEIREIHAGANYHGMHVAGTVGANGDEENGGILGIAPEAQLLALKVFGNDPEFQSTYGDIYVKAIDDAIKLGADVLNMSLGSTAGFVDEDSPESKAVSRAVENGVLMSISAGNSALLADGFYYPLSSMPDYGVVGSPGVSHDSLQVASFENTFMTVSGLEYTVDGEAGAAPFLSAGNTEPPKDGSTFELAYAGLGKPADFEGKDFSGKYALVQRGELAFTDKALNAQAGGAEGVIIYNNTDGVVSMATDPSIKIPQLFMLKSDGDKLAAALKNEQQVAITFNGDSSTIQNPDAGKMSDFTSWGLTPSLDFKPEITAPGGQILSTLNDNKYGLMSGTSMAAPHVSGGAALVLERVDEEFGYEEADRVEFAKTLMMNTSKKVTFENAFVSPRRQGAGLMQLHAALSTPVTVVESETEEPKVALKEVSKNKVTFKLTAENHSDKAVKYDVAANVQTDQPVQNGEDVVVAPNVIGGMDITDQAIVKINNKETKTIKVPANGEREFKVTIDVSALDADLKASFENGYWLEGFVTLTDPTDTNPELTVPYVGFKGDWDASPIFDQPMWDANSFYGMTGVVTSAEEEGSYNFLGEDLASGNIDPEKIAFSPDGDGVQDDALMMLSFLRNAKEMKFNVLNEDKKVVRTIKLETDVRKNYYDGGSVPEYSLSGDRAWDGKINGKQAEEGQYYLQATGVIDFDDAEWQSLELPVILDTTAPEVDASYNEDKLLTVDVKDDPNGSGIKYWDVLVDGKSVLENPYVNGETEHQLKDIAEGQEVTVVVQDNAGNTTETEAELAEEKDTTVPDLHVTSPEQTGVASEKEVEFSGYVTDASGIKSVTVDGQEADLQYDEEKDQYNFSLKVKHKKDDFYFRHIKAVDNAGNETEIGRRYFVDSEKAKVKVKADKKTDENNVTAKVKVKDTFDDINVYVNGNHVYKHDLTQPYEKKNFNEEIEVELNLEDGKNEFEVKVVDLGGHETVKNFTVKKVKEDNEDDDNDNDGDNEEEEENNNFFGFIWNIIGKFWGFFG, translated from the coding sequence ATGTTGAAAAGATTAACCATCGCTCTATTAGCAGTTCTACTAGTATTCAGTAATTTTACCTATGCTAGTGCGCTAACAGGGGAAAAGCTGCCGAACCAGGCGAAGAAAGCAGAAAAACAAACGACCGAAAATATTGGAGAAACAGTAGATCCAAATAAGGAAGTACGGGTTATCGTAGAAGCAGATGAAACCCCTTCTATAGAAGTGGCAACCCAAAAAGGTATTACTTTTAAGAAAATGAAGGAATCAGAAAAGAAACAATTAGATAAAAAAGCGAAGGCAAACCAAAAAGTAATTAAAGACAAAATGAAGGGTAAAAAAGTAAAAGCAGAGTATCATGAAGAATTTACTACTGTTGTGAACGGGTTTAGTGCGGAAGTAAAGCAAGGTGACATTGATGAAATTAAGGACATCCCAGAAGTAAAGAACGTACATATTGTCAATGAGTATAAGCGTCCAATCGAAAAACCTGATATGAAATACAGTAAGGAGCTTGTGGAAGCACAGCAGGCATGGCGCGATTACGGATTTAAAGGGGAAGGTATGGTCGTTGGAATTATTGATACAGGTATCGATCCGTCCCACCGTGATATGGTGCTATCTGAAAATAAATCAGCAGAACTGACTCAAAAAGAGGTCAATGAAACAGTTGCTGAAGAAGACCTTCCAGGTGAGTTTTATACAGAAAAAGTTCCTTATGGTTATAACTACATGGATGAAAACGATGAGATTCGTGAAATTCATGCAGGAGCAAACTACCATGGCATGCACGTTGCTGGAACAGTCGGGGCCAACGGGGATGAAGAAAATGGTGGGATCCTAGGTATTGCTCCAGAAGCACAGCTACTAGCTTTAAAGGTTTTTGGAAACGACCCGGAATTTCAATCAACGTACGGAGACATTTATGTAAAAGCAATTGATGATGCAATCAAGCTCGGTGCAGATGTGTTGAACATGAGTCTTGGCTCAACTGCTGGCTTTGTAGATGAAGACTCTCCAGAATCGAAGGCTGTTTCTCGTGCTGTAGAAAATGGGGTACTTATGTCTATATCTGCAGGAAACTCTGCATTATTGGCTGACGGATTCTATTACCCATTATCCTCTATGCCAGACTATGGAGTAGTAGGTTCACCTGGTGTTTCTCACGATTCACTTCAAGTAGCATCTTTTGAAAATACGTTTATGACAGTGAGTGGACTGGAATATACGGTGGACGGGGAAGCGGGAGCAGCGCCTTTCTTATCTGCTGGTAACACAGAGCCACCGAAAGACGGCTCTACCTTTGAACTTGCTTATGCAGGATTAGGGAAGCCTGCAGATTTTGAAGGAAAGGATTTTTCAGGAAAATATGCATTAGTCCAACGTGGTGAGCTTGCATTTACAGATAAAGCGTTAAATGCACAGGCTGGTGGAGCTGAAGGGGTTATTATCTACAACAATACAGATGGTGTTGTTAGTATGGCTACAGACCCATCAATCAAAATTCCACAGCTGTTTATGCTGAAAAGTGATGGTGATAAGCTAGCTGCAGCATTGAAAAATGAACAGCAAGTGGCTATCACATTTAATGGAGATTCCTCAACCATCCAAAATCCGGATGCAGGAAAAATGAGTGACTTCACTTCATGGGGATTGACGCCTAGCTTAGATTTTAAGCCAGAAATCACTGCACCAGGTGGACAAATTCTTTCCACTTTAAATGATAATAAATATGGTTTAATGAGTGGAACATCCATGGCCGCACCACACGTTTCCGGTGGAGCTGCTCTAGTTTTAGAACGAGTGGATGAGGAATTTGGTTATGAAGAAGCGGATCGCGTAGAATTTGCAAAAACACTAATGATGAACACATCGAAAAAGGTTACTTTTGAAAATGCATTTGTTTCACCACGACGTCAGGGTGCAGGTCTTATGCAGCTCCATGCCGCACTAAGCACACCGGTAACTGTAGTGGAATCTGAAACAGAGGAACCAAAAGTAGCATTGAAAGAAGTAAGCAAAAACAAAGTGACATTTAAATTAACTGCTGAGAATCACTCTGACAAAGCAGTGAAATATGACGTAGCAGCTAATGTCCAAACAGACCAACCAGTACAAAATGGAGAAGACGTTGTAGTTGCTCCAAATGTTATTGGTGGTATGGATATTACGGATCAAGCTATAGTAAAAATTAATAATAAAGAAACAAAAACAATTAAAGTTCCAGCAAACGGAGAAAGAGAATTTAAGGTAACCATTGATGTAAGTGCTCTAGATGCTGATCTAAAAGCAAGCTTTGAAAACGGCTACTGGTTGGAAGGCTTCGTAACACTTACAGATCCAACAGACACTAATCCAGAATTAACCGTTCCTTATGTTGGGTTTAAAGGAGATTGGGATGCATCACCAATTTTTGATCAGCCAATGTGGGATGCCAACAGTTTCTATGGAATGACAGGTGTCGTTACTTCTGCTGAAGAAGAAGGATCATATAATTTCCTAGGAGAAGATCTTGCCAGTGGCAATATTGATCCTGAAAAGATTGCCTTTTCACCAGACGGAGATGGTGTACAGGATGATGCTCTAATGATGCTTTCCTTCCTTCGTAACGCAAAAGAAATGAAATTCAATGTCCTTAATGAAGATAAGAAAGTAGTAAGAACGATTAAGCTTGAAACAGATGTCCGTAAAAATTACTATGATGGTGGCAGTGTGCCAGAATACTCCTTATCAGGCGATCGTGCTTGGGATGGTAAAATCAATGGTAAGCAAGCAGAAGAAGGGCAGTATTATTTACAAGCAACTGGTGTCATCGACTTTGATGATGCAGAATGGCAGTCACTGGAATTACCAGTAATCCTTGATACTACAGCACCAGAAGTGGATGCTTCTTACAATGAGGACAAGCTGTTAACAGTGGATGTAAAAGACGATCCAAATGGAAGTGGCATTAAATATTGGGATGTCCTTGTTGATGGTAAATCTGTATTGGAAAATCCATATGTAAATGGTGAAACAGAGCATCAATTAAAGGATATAGCAGAAGGGCAAGAAGTAACCGTGGTTGTTCAGGATAATGCTGGAAACACAACAGAAACAGAAGCAGAGCTAGCAGAAGAGAAGGATACAACTGTACCAGATCTTCATGTGACTTCACCTGAACAAACTGGCGTAGCATCCGAGAAGGAAGTAGAGTTCTCCGGCTATGTCACTGATGCTTCTGGCATCAAATCTGTAACTGTAGACGGCCAAGAAGCCGACCTGCAGTACGATGAAGAAAAAGACCAATATAATTTCTCATTAAAAGTAAAGCATAAAAAGGACGATTTCTATTTCCGTCACATTAAAGCAGTAGACAATGCCGGAAATGAAACAGAAATCGGCCGCAGATATTTTGTTGATTCTGAAAAGGCAAAGGTCAAAGTAAAAGCAGACAAAAAGACAGATGAAAACAATGTAACTGCAAAAGTTAAAGTGAAGGATACCTTTGATGATATTAATGTATATGTGAATGGGAATCATGTATACAAGCATGATTTGACCCAACCATATGAAAAGAAAAACTTCAACGAAGAGATTGAAGTAGAGCTTAACCTGGAAGACGGCAAGAACGAATTTGAAGTGAAGGTCGTCGATCTGGGAGGACATGAAACAGTTAAAAACTTTACTGTTAAAAAGGTAAAGGAAGATAACGAGGACGATGATAACGATAATGATGGAGACAACGAAGAGGAAGAGGAAAACAACAACTTCTTCGGCTTCATCTGGAATATCATCGGCAAATTCTGGGGATTCTTCGGATAA
- a CDS encoding LTA synthase family protein gives MHEKTSFTHSYFFFFLVAFSLKFYVFRLLQFEDFNPLNTIWYELCFIVILFAIVELFIKKWKLTVYIVLDVLFTGVLFAMAVYGRYFHNIPTYHALAQVNQVGSVSGSIWLLLSFKDLYLLVDFILLFIFYKIQNKRYFPRNRTFTKKNLIALGVVGLIISILNFSLHRDEVIRDQALFSKKYGITNAQFIKANEDVLGTSNTKITTVTQEDIIKLKGNKPIPFEEHTYFGTVPDKNLLIIQIESLQDFVVNLKVNGQEITPNLNKLTKESMYFKNVFQQIGSGNTADSEFIMNSSIYPVGEVPTSQKIEGKKVEHSLPRLLKKNGYFTSTFHADKVTYWNRDALYPALGFDAYFDTEYIGEKDIIGFGPSDKHFYNRTMKKLKEFQNTGKEPFYAHVLSLTSHSPFKMPKEKQMLDLPERFTDTLTGNYLQSVHYADQALGEFIRSLKKSGIWDDSIIALYGDHSGVHGGLMEEEDNKLLKEILGEKYTMEDRFNIPFLIHVPGNKDKFIKEVDTVGGQLDMMPTILNIMGIKPKSLYFGQDLLQYKNNLIGMRYYLPTGAFINNEHFFIPETSKEPVRVYDLKGKRLDLENPKKKFKEDYQNMLQLYDWSDAYFEELPTKKKK, from the coding sequence ATGCATGAGAAAACATCTTTTACTCATAGCTATTTTTTCTTTTTCTTAGTAGCATTTTCCCTAAAATTTTATGTGTTCCGTCTCCTTCAGTTTGAGGACTTTAACCCACTGAACACGATATGGTATGAGCTTTGTTTTATTGTTATTCTGTTTGCAATCGTGGAGCTGTTCATTAAAAAATGGAAATTAACCGTTTATATTGTGCTCGATGTTCTATTTACAGGGGTGCTATTTGCGATGGCCGTATATGGGAGGTATTTTCACAACATCCCAACATACCATGCCTTGGCACAAGTGAACCAAGTAGGATCTGTAAGTGGGAGCATTTGGTTGCTTCTATCATTTAAAGATCTGTATTTGTTAGTTGATTTTATTCTCTTGTTTATTTTCTACAAAATACAGAACAAACGATATTTTCCAAGGAATCGTACGTTTACTAAAAAAAACTTAATTGCACTTGGAGTAGTGGGTCTCATCATATCTATACTTAATTTCTCTCTACATCGCGATGAAGTTATTCGTGATCAGGCGCTTTTTTCAAAGAAATATGGGATTACCAATGCCCAGTTTATTAAAGCGAACGAGGATGTGCTTGGCACATCCAATACGAAAATAACGACAGTAACACAAGAAGATATTATAAAATTAAAAGGAAACAAGCCAATACCATTTGAGGAACACACGTATTTTGGAACAGTTCCAGACAAAAACCTGCTTATTATCCAAATAGAGTCATTGCAAGATTTCGTTGTGAATTTAAAAGTAAATGGACAGGAAATCACCCCGAATTTAAATAAGTTAACAAAAGAAAGTATGTACTTTAAAAATGTTTTCCAACAAATAGGCTCAGGAAATACAGCCGATTCAGAGTTCATTATGAATTCTTCCATTTATCCTGTTGGGGAGGTACCTACTTCTCAAAAAATTGAAGGAAAGAAGGTAGAGCATAGCCTGCCGAGATTATTGAAGAAGAATGGGTATTTCACATCAACATTTCATGCGGACAAGGTAACATATTGGAACCGGGATGCACTATACCCTGCATTAGGATTTGATGCTTACTTTGATACAGAATACATTGGTGAAAAGGATATCATTGGCTTTGGTCCTTCTGACAAACATTTTTACAATCGTACAATGAAAAAACTAAAAGAATTTCAAAACACAGGTAAGGAACCATTTTATGCCCATGTGCTTTCTTTAACGAGTCATTCTCCTTTTAAAATGCCAAAAGAGAAGCAAATGCTTGATTTACCTGAACGATTTACAGATACATTAACCGGAAATTATCTGCAATCCGTTCATTATGCAGATCAGGCACTTGGAGAATTTATTCGGAGCTTGAAAAAGAGTGGAATCTGGGATGATTCCATTATCGCGTTATATGGTGATCACTCCGGTGTGCATGGAGGACTTATGGAGGAAGAGGATAATAAACTGCTAAAAGAAATCTTAGGTGAAAAATACACGATGGAGGATCGCTTCAACATCCCATTTCTTATTCACGTGCCTGGAAATAAAGATAAGTTTATTAAAGAAGTGGATACCGTTGGCGGTCAGCTTGACATGATGCCAACCATCCTTAACATAATGGGCATCAAACCAAAAAGTCTTTACTTCGGCCAGGATCTTTTACAATATAAAAATAATCTGATCGGCATGCGCTACTATCTGCCAACAGGTGCCTTTATCAATAATGAGCATTTCTTTATCCCGGAAACTAGTAAGGAGCCTGTTCGAGTTTATGATTTGAAAGGAAAAAGACTGGATTTGGAGAACCCGAAAAAGAAATTTAAAGAGGACTATCAGAATATGCTGCAGCTGTATGATTGGTCTGATGCTTATTTTGAGGAATTGCCAACGAAAAAAAAGAAGTAA
- a CDS encoding APC family permease: MEERTTLKKSLKPHWVWAIALGSSIGWGAFVQPTNWMADAGPLGVIIGFGIGALLMMLIAVSYGFLIKSFPVSGGEFAYAFISLGRKHAFISGWFLTLGYICIVALNASAFALMFKFVFPAVIEQIPLYQIAGWDVYGMEVIIASAALGIFGYFNIRGTGLSGQMQFVFCTIMIISIVVITFMVGGHPGAGLENVQPYFPKDTTAFAAIISIVAIAPWAFVGFDNVPQAAEEFHFSSKKAFTLIILAISIAAVLYSMMIIATAMTQPWQQTVGEGQVWGTAATIQETIGTIGLVLLVTALTMGVFTGLNGFIISSSRLLFAMSRAKILPEAFSKLHPKYKTPHVGIIFTVVVSMFAPWFGREALLWVVDMSSVGVTIAYLYTCYTAFSLFKMKKGEDFNPSKHVVSPMKKSIAAAGMVASVAFLALLLIPGSPAFLGIQSRIALIAWIGLGVIFYMAKRKEFNKIPKEELNYLILGSKKIIAKNRS; this comes from the coding sequence ATGGAAGAGCGAACGACACTAAAGAAATCACTTAAGCCACACTGGGTATGGGCGATCGCGCTGGGATCCTCAATTGGTTGGGGAGCTTTCGTACAGCCAACCAACTGGATGGCAGATGCAGGCCCATTAGGCGTTATTATTGGCTTCGGAATAGGCGCCTTGTTAATGATGCTGATCGCAGTGAGTTATGGATTTCTGATCAAAAGCTTTCCGGTATCAGGGGGAGAATTTGCGTATGCGTTCATTAGTCTTGGAAGAAAGCACGCGTTTATTAGTGGATGGTTTTTAACACTTGGTTACATATGTATCGTAGCCCTTAATGCTTCCGCTTTTGCCCTCATGTTTAAATTTGTCTTTCCGGCAGTTATTGAACAAATTCCGTTGTATCAAATCGCCGGATGGGACGTGTATGGAATGGAAGTAATTATTGCTTCCGCCGCACTTGGTATATTCGGTTACTTTAACATTAGAGGCACTGGTTTGTCCGGCCAGATGCAGTTTGTTTTCTGTACGATTATGATTATCAGTATTGTTGTAATCACCTTTATGGTTGGCGGACACCCTGGGGCAGGTTTAGAAAATGTTCAGCCATATTTCCCGAAAGACACAACAGCATTTGCAGCGATTATTTCTATTGTTGCGATCGCTCCGTGGGCCTTTGTTGGATTCGATAATGTCCCACAAGCAGCAGAAGAATTTCATTTTTCTTCTAAAAAAGCATTTACATTAATTATATTGGCAATCTCCATTGCAGCAGTATTATATAGCATGATGATTATTGCTACAGCGATGACCCAGCCTTGGCAGCAAACTGTTGGTGAAGGCCAAGTGTGGGGAACAGCAGCAACGATTCAAGAAACGATAGGTACGATTGGGCTCGTCCTCTTGGTCACTGCATTAACGATGGGCGTATTTACCGGATTGAACGGCTTTATCATCTCATCAAGTCGATTACTATTCGCCATGTCCCGTGCGAAAATTCTACCAGAAGCATTTTCTAAGCTTCATCCAAAATATAAAACACCACATGTCGGGATTATTTTCACTGTTGTTGTATCCATGTTTGCCCCCTGGTTTGGTAGAGAAGCATTGCTGTGGGTTGTAGATATGTCCTCCGTTGGTGTAACAATTGCTTATCTTTACACATGCTATACGGCATTTTCATTATTTAAAATGAAAAAAGGAGAAGACTTTAATCCTTCCAAGCATGTTGTCTCACCAATGAAAAAATCCATTGCAGCTGCAGGGATGGTAGCAAGTGTGGCATTCCTCGCATTGCTACTAATCCCGGGATCTCCAGCATTTTTAGGAATTCAGTCACGAATCGCGTTGATTGCATGGATAGGACTTGGTGTTATTTTCTATATGGCAAAACGAAAGGAATTTAATAAAATTCCAAAAGAAGAGTTAAACTATTTAATTCTCGGCAGTAAAAAAATTATTGCTAAAAATAGATCGTAA